The Candidatus Omnitrophota bacterium genome window below encodes:
- a CDS encoding zinc ribbon domain-containing protein: MKKCPFCAEEIQDEATKCRFCGEFLTQEAKEQKLKWYYRTPFLIFGFFIAGPLILPVVWTNPKFSRTTKIVITVLALGVTGLLIQLSAVTIDAMLKHIQDLDSTFKGIL; the protein is encoded by the coding sequence ATGAAAAAATGCCCGTTTTGCGCGGAAGAAATTCAGGACGAAGCGACCAAATGTCGTTTTTGCGGGGAATTCTTAACGCAAGAAGCGAAAGAGCAAAAGCTCAAATGGTATTACCGCACGCCTTTTTTGATCTTTGGGTTTTTCATTGCCGGGCCGCTCATTTTGCCGGTTGTCTGGACCAATCCCAAATTCAGCCGGACGACGAAAATTGTCATTACGGTGCTTGCGTTGGGCGTTACGGGGCTGTTGATCCAGTTGTCCGCGGTAACCATTGACGCGATGCTAAAACATATTCAGGATCTCGATAGCACCTTTAAGGGAATTTTGTAA